One genomic window of Coffea eugenioides isolate CCC68of chromosome 1, Ceug_1.0, whole genome shotgun sequence includes the following:
- the LOC113780451 gene encoding putative late blight resistance protein homolog R1A-3, whose product MEQHNKDANPQAQTIQDLLFLKSFLENNLEQHTEKEKLHIQTMQDGLVFLRSFLENNRDQRNHLEELQALRSRIVEVAHKTEFVIDSLIVGDVSFYSLMLFDKVTEEIKLLKTKTWEFDCIKAQKPANSSRDVPQGSKWTGAFHQVPSQGNISTIHKTSVYLKDQEQAIIDQLIGGSMQLDIISIVGMPGLGKTFLAQRVYHDPSIASHFHILAWCCISQVYCKKDLLLVILGCIDPKAEYSDMDEDDLAHKLCNHLRKQKYLIVLDDVWDIEAWNALKISFPDYANGSRIISTSRHHGITGKPHHLRPLDEEESWELLKKKLSITIEGGYPVELSVLGRQIAKNCNGLPLSIVIISGILGTLDQGRWGEVAERLDSNSKIGATEQCKSILELSYIHLPDHLKPCLLYFSAFREDQEISVKRLMWLWIAEGFVRKKESECPEKLAEGYLIALINRSLVMEGQKRSIGGVKTCHIHDLLHVFCLGKAKDKKFLHLIQGCDGFLNFDEPHYLYRLSIHSQPKHVAKSKILCPHVRSLLHSSCGIGSRGVSYTLSFVCHLKLLQVLDLEQINLGFTFLCELGLLIQLRYLAVSGWIKYIPPSLENLSNLETFCVTTYYSDFVLSSLEEIFWILQKLRHLQVRGALIDLRLAKENPESSCMLYNLHTFSTPKLYLGQSMEKMMMKFPNIRRLKCCLLQSEESSSESTRIVAMESLSQLESLKLLLGKVPANCIKFHLPLNLKKLTLEDFSWSVICTIRKLPNLEALKLIRQADGEKEWDMGDIEYMEEEEIFPKLKFLKLESLKMVRWMGSGEHFPSLERLILVGCAELEELPSCLWETFTLQLIEVHGCLYSAGDSVRDIKKQQMDYGNMDLKILISEEVDESSSWSDGDSDGWLPEEIEESSSSSEIHTDDQANDHLP is encoded by the exons ATGGAGCAGCACAACAAGGATGCAAACCCCCAAGCACAAACAATCCAAGATTTGTTGTTCCTGAAATCATTCTTGGAAAACAATTTGGAGCAGCACACAGAGAAGGAAAAGCTTCATATTCAAACGATGCAAGATGGTCTTGTATTCTTAAGGTCATTCTTGGAGAACAACAGGGACCAACGCAACCACCTTGAAGAGCTCCAAGCTCTTAGAAGTCGTATTGTGGAAGTGGCACACAAGACAGAGTTTGTTATTGACTCCTTGATAGTAGGAGATGTATCATTTTATTCTCTAATGTTGTTTGACAAAGTCACAGAAGAAATTAAGCTTCTTAAAACCAAGACATGGGAGTTTGACTGCATCAAAGCCCAGAAGCCCGCCAATAGTTCGAGGGATGTGCCACAAG GAAGCAAGTGGACTGGAGCATTCCACCAGGTGCCATCACAGGGTAATATCTCAACCATTCATAAAACTTCAGTATATCTGAAGGATCAGGAGCAAGCAATTATCGATCAACTTATAGGAGGATCAATGCAGTTGGACATCATTTCCATTGTGGGCATGCCTGGACTAGGTAAGACGTTTCTGGCCCAAAGAGTCTACCATGATCCATCAATTGCATCTCACTTCCATATTCTTGCATGGTGTTGTATCTCTCAAGTATATTGCAAGAAAGATCTGTTGCTTGTGATTTTGGGTTGCATTGATCCAAAAGCTGAATACTCAGATATGGATGAAGATGATTTAGCTCACAAACTTTGTAATCACTTGAGGAAACAGAAGTATCTCATAGTTTTAGATGATGTGTGGGATATTGAGGCATGGAATGCATTGAAAATATCTTTCCCAGATTATGCCAATGGAAGCAGAATTATATCAACGAGTCGGCATCATGGAATTACCGGTAAACCTCACCATCTTCGGCCActtgatgaagaagaaagctgGGAGTTACTAAAGAAGAAGCTGTCAATTACCATAGAAGGTGGTTATCCTGTAGAACTAAGTGTTCTTGGGAGGCAAATAGCAAAAAACTGTAATGGACTGCCTCTATCAATCGTCATCATATCTGGAATTCTCGGGACTCTAGATCAAGGTCGTTGGGGAGAGGTAGCAGAAAGGCTTGACTCAAACAGCAAGATTGGTGCCACAGAGCAATGCAAGAGTATATTAGAGCTGAGTTACATACATCTACCTGACCATTTGAAGCCATGCCTTCTTTACTTCAGTGCATTTAGGGAAGACCAAGAAATTTCTGTAAAGAGGTTGATGTGGCTGTGGATCGCCGAAGGATTTGTACGAAAGAAGGAATCAGAGTGCCCTGAAAAATTAGCAGAAGGCTATTTAATAGCTCTAATTAACAGAAGCTTGGTTATGGAGGGGCAAAAAAGATCCATTGGCGGGGTCAAGACATGCCACATTCATGATTTGTTGCATGTCTTTTGTTTGGGAAAAGCTAAAGATAAAAAATTTCTACATTTGATACAAGGATGTGACGGATTTCTTAATTTTGATGAACCACACTACCTATATCGGTTATCCATTCACTCTCAGCCAAAGCATGTTGCGAAGTCAAAGATACTTTGTCCCCATGTACGCTCTCTATTACATTCTTCTTGTGGTATTGGGAGCCGTGGAGTATCATACACCTTATCCTTTGTTTGTCACCTGAAACTTCTTCAAGTGTTGGATTTGGAACAAATTAATCTTGGTTTTACTTTCCTATGTGAATTAGGGTTGCTCATTCAGTTGAGGTACTTGGCTGTTTCAGGTTGGATCAAATACATCCCACCCTCACTGGAAAACCTCTCGAATTTGGAAACGTTTTGTGTGACAACATATTATTCTGATTTTGTTCTTTCATCGTTGGAAGAAATTTTTTGGATATTGCAGAAATTGAGGCATCTACAAGTACGTGGTGCTTTGATTGATCTTAGGTTGGCAAAGGAAAATCCTGAAAGCTCCTGTATGTTATACAATTTACACACGTTTTCCACTCCAAAGCTTTATCTTGGGCAAAGCATGGAAAAGATGATGATGAAGTTTCCAAATATCCGCAGACTGAAATGCTGTCTGCTACAATCAGAGGAATCTTCTAGTGAGAGCACAAGGATCGTGGCAATGGAGTCTCTGAGTCAGCTAGAATCACTAAAGCTGCTACTGGGTAAAGTTCCTGCAAATTGTATCAAATTTCATCTCCCCTTGAATCTGAAAAAGTTGACACTGGAGGACTTCTCATGGAGTGTAATTTGCACAATCAGAAAGCTACCCAATCTTGAGGCTCTCAAATTAATCCGACAAGCAGATGGGGAAAAGGAATGGGACATGGGAGACATTGAATACATGGAAGAAGAGGAAATCTTCCCTAAACTCAAGTTCTTGAAATTGGAATCCTTGAAGATGGTCAGGTGGATGGGTTCAGGAGAGCATTTTCCCAGTCTTGAGAGATTAATTTTGGTGGGTTGCGCGGAATTGGAAGAGCTCCCTTCTTGTTTGTGGGAAACTTTTACTCTTCAATTGATTGAGGTGCATGGATGTCTATACTCTGCTGGAGATTCAGTTCGGGACATTAAGAAACAACAGATGGATTATGGAAACATGGATCTGAAAATCCTTATCTCGGAAGAAGTTGACGAGTCTTCTTCATGGTCAGATGGAGATTCAGACGGATGGTTACCAGAAGAAATTGAGGAGTCTTCTTCATCGTCGGAAATTCACACAGATGATCAGGCAAACGATCATCTGCCATAA
- the LOC113772307 gene encoding putative late blight resistance protein homolog R1B-23, giving the protein MSKTTRHMELMTCIDSILDKLRLLVPQGDLCKYDRALNELKVELGLVKTFLLCQWKLGYSGGDLEDSVHKNGQQFYSLLLRFKDDGLSPSDLAGSASTFGDILKSSKQQIRRSYVCDSDSLLKSVDEDRIRRNTRDFETDGFRRYNWDRKMYPSMLDRLLASSSSLTDEFMEFFHSLLENFVDILNWGEAYDSELEKLLEPLQEKLVFLKNFTLFARSQGKQERKLMEHSGVVALSAAHLCHSCWFFRDDNEVFVEISFKIDEVKDQIKPVVEQVRLAYISILESKSSSLGMSTKANMSIVGGFVGSLLGNLWEFLVKCPTWFTSSLKHQIRILYEGLQFLRGILMKQQEDYDGLPGGIKDRIVAVVNDAGIVIFSLYQDNIREASAMEIDLKLFCLLEKIKLVKAEIEKKYPAASRSKFPTTNALELIDLVLEKLKELESCEVDPIFSFAKGGVDFLNSYLNKIQCIKVDRPLETFTYYDMPSWIIDLEKQIRLEKLRHQKMQADAPFLTSFLENNLEQHIKNEKHQLQTMKDDLVSLRSLLEGNGEQHNHQEDPHALWSRVIEVAFKAEFVIESLLVEDISFYSLMLFDDIAQEIKLVKSLAQEATKIPRHMTSQVKSKTSGASYQVSSSSSIPTVDKAEVVLQDVEQAMIDKLIKGLKQLDIISVVGVAGLGKTFLAQRVYRDPRVTSHFHIQAWCCISQTYCKRDLLLQILACIDQKTQFSEKDDYQLALELRQRLLKQKFLIVLDDVWDIKAWNALKSSFPEKNNGSRILLTSRLTDIIGTPYHLRTLDESESYELLQKKLAVIREEGYSEEQNFLGWKIAKTCNGMPLSIAIISGILATLDQAGWEEVAKMVSLTAMVGATEQCSSILELSYGHLPDHLKQCILYFGAFREDSEICVRRLTWLWIAEGFVQKSGSECPEKIVEGYIMALINRSLVMVGQRRCAGEVKTCRIHDLLHVFCVKKAKKQNFLQLVRGYDEDLTFDEPYNPRRLSIQAQPKHFIKSRIICPQIRSLLYSSRDFGVRQLRCNFGFIFLLKLLNVLDLENISLGSDFPRELWSLVQLRYLAVLGWLKNGIPSSLEKLSNLETFLVRTKDDVGLSLLQDTLLKMQKLRHLHVYGALIDITLANDNLESSSILNNLDSFSTMKLYLGQSMEKMIRKFPNIRRLKCCLLQSEESSCHGTRIVAMDFLSQLESLKLLLGKVTAHPIEYHLPSNLTKLTLEDFSWSIMSTIRKLTNLEALKLLRQADGVKEWDMEGKEEEEIFPKLKFLKLKDLSIVKWLGSGDHFPSLERLILECCAELEELPSRLQETLTLQLIEVRGCLFSAGDLVREIKQQQQIDYGNQDLKILISEEIEESDGDSDGW; this is encoded by the exons ATGTCTAAAACAACAAGGCACATGGAGTTGATGACTTGCATTGATTCCATCTTAGATAAACTGCGGCTGTTGGTTCCCCAGGGTGATCTCTGCAAGTATGATCGTGCTTTGAATGAGCTGAAGGTGGAGCTTGGGCTAGTGAAAACATTCCTTCTGTGTCAGTGGAAATTGGGATATTCCGGGGGTGACTTGGAAGATTCTGTTCATAAAAATGGGCAGCAGTTTTACTCTCTTCTTCTTCGATTCAAGGATGATGGATTGTCCCCCAGCGACTTGGCTGGATCAGCTTCAACTTTTGGAGATATTCTAAAGAGTTCTAAGCAACAAATCAGGAGATCCTATGTCTGTGATTCCGATTCCTTACTGAAATCCGTTGATGAGGATAGAATCCGACGGAATACAAGAGATTTTGAGACAGACGGTTTCAGGAGGTATAATTGGGACAGGAAAATGTATCCCAGTATGTTGGATCGCTTATTGGCATCCAGTTCTTCTTTGACAGATGAGTTCATGGAATTCTTCCACTCCTTGCTAGAGAATTTTGTGGATATTCTCAATTGGGGTGAAGCCTACGATTCGGAACTTGAAAAGCTGTTGGAGCCCTTGCAAGAGAAGCTAGTATTCCTCAAAAATTTCACTCTCTTTGCCAGGTCGCAAGGCAAGCAGGAGCGGAAACTTATGGAGCACAGTGGAGTTGTGGCTCTGTCTGCAGCCCATCTTTGTCACAGTTGCTGGTTTTTCAGAGATGATAATGAAGTTTTTGTTGAAATCAGCTTCAAGATTGATGAAGTAAAAGATCAGATCAAGCCTGTTGTTGAGCAAGTCCGTTTGGCTTATATCAGCATCTTGGAATCTAAGTCTTCATCACTTGGGATGTCTACCAAGGCTAATATGTCTATAGTGGGGGGTTTTGTAGGTTCTCTCCTAGGTAATCTTTGGGAGTTTCTCGTAAAGTGTCCTACCTGGTTTACTTCATCTCTAAAGCATCAAATTCGGATACTCTACGAGGGACTGCAGTTCTTGAGAGGCATTTTGATGAAGCAGCAAGAGGATTATGATGGGCTTCCTGGAGGAATCAAGGATCGCATTGTGGCTGTGGTCAATGATGCTGGGATTGTAATTTTCTCACTATATCAGGACAATATCCGAGAAGCTTCAGCCATGGAAATAGATCTTAAGCTCTTTTGTTTACTGGAGAAGATCAAGCTTGTTAAGGCAGAAATTGAGAAAAAGTATCCTGCGGCATCAAGGTCCAAATTTCCTACAACCAATGCATTAGAGTTGATCGATCTTGTTCTAGAAAAGTTGAAGGAACTGGAAAGCTGTGAAGTTGATCcaatattttcttttgcaaaggGTGGAGTTGACTTCTTAAATTCATACTTGAACAAGATCCAATGCATTAAAGTTGACCGACCTTTGGAAACATTTACATATTATGACATGCCATCCTGGATCATTGATCTGGAGAAGCAGATCCGGCTTGAAAAGCTCCGACATCAAAAGATGCAAGCTGATGCCCCATTCTTAACGTCATTCTTGGAGAATAATTTGGAGCAGCACATCAAGAATGAAAAGCACCAACTTCAGACGATGAAAGATGATCTTGTATCTTTAAGATCATTATTGGAAGGAAATGGGGAGCAACACAACCATCAGGAAGATCCCCATGCCCTTTGGAGTCGTGTCATAGAGGTTGCATTCAAGGCAGAATTTGTTATCGAATCCTTACTAGTTGAGGATATCTCATTCTACTCTCTGatgttatttgatgatattgcACAAGAAATTAAGCTCGTCAAAAGTCTAGCCCAGGAAGCTACCAAGATTCCGAGGCATATGACATCACAAG TGAAAAGCAAGACGAGTGGAGCATCTTACCAGGTGTCATCATCGAGTAGTATCCCAACAGTCGATAAAGCTGAGGTGGTCTTGCAGGATGTGGAGCAAGCAATGATTGATAAACTTATAAAAGGTCTAAAGCAGCTGGACATCATCTCCGTTGTGGGCGTGGCTGGACTAGGCAAGACTTTTTTGGCACAAAGAGTTTACCGTGATCCTAGAGTTACATCTCACTTCCACATTCAGGCATGGTGTTGTATCTCCCAAACATATTGCAAGAGAGATTTGTTGCTTCAGATTTTGGCATGCATTGATCAGAAAACTCAATTTTCTGAGAAGGATGATTATCAATTGGCTCTTGAACTCCGGCAACGCTTGTTGAAACAGAAGTTTCTCATAGTTTTGGATGATGTTTGGGACATTAAAGCATGGAATGCTTTAAAATCTTCATTCCCAGAGAAAAACAATGGAAGCCGAATTCTCTTAACAAGTCGACTTACTGATATTATTGGCACACCTTATCATCTTAGGACACTTGATGAATCAGAAAGCTATGAATTACTACAGAAGAAGCTGGCAGTTATTAGAGAAGAAGGCTATTCCGAAGAACAAAATTTTCTCGGGTGGAAAATAGCAAAAACTTGTAATGGGATGCCTCTATCAATTGCCATCATATCTGGTATCCTTGCAACTCTCGATCAAGCTGGGTGGGAAGAAGTCGCAAAAATGGTGAGTTTAACTGCCATGGTTGGTGCCACAGAACAATGCAGCAGCATACTAGAGCTGAGTTATGGGCATCTGCCTGACCATTTGAAGCAATGCATTCTTTACTTTGGAGCCTTTCGAGAAGATTCAGAAATTTGTGTCCGGAGGTTGACATGGTTATGGATCGCTGAAGGATTTGTGCAGAAGAGCGGGTCGGAGTGCCCAGAGAAAATAGTAGAAGGCTATATAATGGCTCTAATCAACAGAAGCTTAGTTATGGTGGGGCAACGAAGATGCGCAGGTGAGGTCAAGACCTGCCGCATTCATGATTTGTTGCATGTCTTTTGTGTGAAAAAAgccaaaaaacaaaattttctacAATTGGTGCGAGGGTATGATGAGGATCTTACGTTTGATGAGCCGTACAACCCACGTCGATTATCTATTCAAGCTCAACCAAAGCATTTCATCAAATCTAGGATAATTTGTCCCCAAATACGCTCTCTATTATATTCATCTCGAGATTTTGGGGTCCGCCAACTCCGGTGCAATTTTGGTTTCATTTTTCTCCTGAAACTTCTTAATGTGCTAGACTTGGAAAATATTAGTCTAGGTTCAGATTTTCCGAGGGAATTATGGTCGCTTGTTCAGCTGAGGTACTTGGCAGTTCTAGGTTGGCTCAAGAATGGCATTCCATCCTCACTAGAAAAGCTCTcaaatttggaaacttttctTGTGAGAACAAAGGATGATGTTGGTCTTTCTTTGTTGCAAGATACTCTTCTAAAGATGCAGAAATTGAGGCATCTGCATGTGTATGGTGCTTTGATTGATATTACATTGGCCAATGATAACCTTGAAAGCTCCTCCATCTTGAACAATTTAGACTCTTTTTCAACTATGAAGCTTTATCTTGGGCAAAGCATGGAAAAGATGATCAGAAAGTTTCCAAATATCCGCAGACTGAAATGCTGTCTGCTACAGTCAGAGGAATCTTCTTGTCATGGCACAAGGATTGTGGCAATGGATTTTCTGAGTCAACTAGAATCACTAAAGCTGCTTCTGGGTAAAGTGACTGCGCATCCCATCGAGTATCATCTCCCCTCGAATCTTACGAAGTTGACGCTGGAGGACTTCTCATGGAGCATAATGTCCACAATCAGAAAGCTAACAAATCTCGAGGCTCTTAAATTACTCCGACAAGCTGATGGGGTAAAGGAGTGGGACatggaaggcaaggaagaagAGGAAATCTTCCCTAAACTCAAGTTCTTGAAATTGAAAGATTTGAGCATTGTCAAGTGGTTGGGATCAGGAGATCACTTTCCCAGTCTTGAGAGATTAATTTTGGAGTGTTGCGCGGAATTGGAAGAGCTCCCTTCTCGTTTGCAGGAAACTTTAACTCTTCAATTGATTGAGGTGCGTGGATGCCTCTTCTCTGCCGGGGATTTAGTTCGAGAGATTAAGCAACAGCAGCAGATAGACTATGGAAATCAGGATCTTAAAATCCTTATCTCAGAAGAAATTGAGGAGTCAGATGGAGATTCAGATGGATGGTGA
- the LOC113772318 gene encoding receptor-like protein 7, translating to MDTGIRGNLPSNVFLLPNMRVLFLGGNENLTVSLPKLNCSISNSLRQLDLSRTSFSSALPDLIGCIGFLNHLDLSYCQIFGVIPESIGNLTQLTELHLDDNYLRGNIPDKFSISQKISRLSLGHNLLSGNIPISLLNLKHLEHLDLSSNQLSGSIPPSIFTIPALSYLDLSSNFFTGVRQDLYVDSNKLQNNAFNSEAPWNTTNNVSISYPDFRVLGLSSCQIKEFPEFLRNSGSLEFLDLSNNMIRSKIPSWFMSKTLDQLFYLSLSHNFLTGTIDPLPVTPDLYSLDVSSNSLQGPILPSICNSSLLSILDLSNNNLSGPIPRCLGNSSQYLDTMDLRNNRLFDTIPTTI from the coding sequence ATGGATACTGGAATAAGAGGTAATCTACCGAGTAATGTTTTTCTTCTGCCAAATATGCGAGTTCTCTTCTTAGGTGGCAATGAGAATCTTACTGTTAGTTTACCTAAGTTGAACTGCAGCATTTCAAATTCTCTGAGGCAGTTGGACCTATCGCGTACAAGTTTCTCCTCTGCGTTGCCAGATTTAATTGGGTGCATAGGGTTCTTAAATCATTTGGATCTAAGTTATTGTCAAATTTTCGGTGTCATTCCTGAATCAATTGGCAACCTTACACAGCTTACTGAATTGCATCTGGACGATAACTATCTTCGAGGTAATATTCCAGACAAATTTTCCATTTCACAAAAGATAAGTAGGCTGTCACTTGGTCATAATTTATTGTCCGGGAACATTCCGATCTCACTTCTCAACCTTAAGCATCTTGAACATTTAGATCTCTCCAGTAATCAACTAAGCGGTTCAATTCCTCCATCAATTTTTACCATTCCGGCCCTATCCTACCTTGACCTTTCATCTAACTTTTTTACGGGGGTAAGGCAAGACTTGTATGTGGACTCCAATAAGCTTCAAAACAACGCTTTTAACAGTGAAGCACCATGGAACACTACAAACAATGTGAGCATTTCCTATCCAGATTTCCGGGTCTTGGGATTGTCATCTTGCCAGATAAAGGAGTTTCCAGAGTTTCTTAGAAATTCAGGGAGTTTAGAATTTTTGGACCTCTCAAATAACATGATTCGCAGCAAAATTCCAAGCTGGTTCATGTCTAAGACTTTGGATCAGTTGTTCTACTTGAGCCTTTCACATAACTTTTTGACCGGTACCATAGACCCACTGCCTGTTACTCCAGATCTATATTCTCTAGATGTGAGTTCCAACTCACTTCAGGGCCCAATACTACCTTCTATCTGTAACTCAAGTCTTCTTAGTATTCTTGATTTGTCAAATAACAATTTGTCTGGCCCAATTCCTCGATGCTTGGGAAACTCCAGCCAGTATCTAGACACTATGGATTTGCGAAATAATAGGCTTTTTGACACCATTCCCACAACAATATGA